The following proteins come from a genomic window of Oceanimonas doudoroffii:
- the ahpC gene encoding alkyl hydroperoxide reductase subunit C: MAVSINTEIKPFTADAFYQGEFVKVSDADLKGKWSVVFFYPADFTFVCPTELGDLADHYAELQKMGVEVYSVSTDTHFTHKAWHDSSDTIGKIQYYMVGDQTGTITNNFGVMREGQGLADRATFIIDPEGVIQAIEVTAEGIGRDASDLVRKIKAAQYVAAHPGEVCPAKWQEGEATLAPSLDLVGKI; encoded by the coding sequence ATGGCCGTTTCCATCAATACCGAAATCAAACCCTTTACCGCCGATGCCTTTTATCAGGGCGAATTCGTCAAGGTGAGCGACGCCGATCTCAAGGGCAAATGGTCCGTGGTGTTCTTCTACCCGGCCGACTTCACCTTTGTGTGCCCCACCGAACTGGGCGATCTGGCGGATCACTATGCCGAGCTGCAGAAAATGGGCGTGGAAGTGTACTCGGTATCCACCGACACCCACTTTACCCACAAGGCCTGGCACGACAGCTCAGACACCATTGGCAAGATTCAGTACTACATGGTGGGCGACCAGACCGGCACCATCACCAACAACTTTGGTGTGATGCGTGAAGGTCAGGGCCTGGCCGACCGTGCCACCTTTATCATCGATCCCGAGGGCGTTATTCAGGCCATTGAAGTGACCGCCGAAGGCATTGGCCGCGATGCTTCTGACCTGGTGCGCAAGATCAAGGCCGCCCAGTATGTGGCCGCCCACCCGGGTGAAGTCTGCCCCGCCAAATGGCAGGAAGGCGAAGCCACCCTGGCCCCGTCCCTGGATCTGGTCGGCAAAATCTAA
- a CDS encoding isocitrate lyase encodes MPYANEIDKLATLIKQNPSWGTIKPEHAARMRVQNQFKTGLDIAKYTAKIMREDMAAYDADPAQYTQSLGCWHGFIGQQKLISIKKHFGSTKRRYLYLSGWMVAALRSEFGPLPDQSMHEKTSVPALIEELYTFLRQADSWELNHLFRSLEDAQNAGDKAKAQEILAQIDNHETHIVPIVADIDAGFGNAEATYLLARKMIEAGACCIQLENQVSDEKQCGHQDGKVTVPHADFLAKINAVRLAFLELGVDDGVIVARTDSLGAGLTKQIAVTNEPGDLGDQYNSFIDGDVIESAADIANGDVVIKQNGKLVRPKRLASGLFQFKPGSGEDRVVMDCIASLQNGADLLWIETEKPHIGQIKGMVDRIRAVVPNAKLVYNNSPSFNWTLNFRQQVFDAWAAEGKDVSAYDRDRLMSADYDSTELAQLADEWTRNFQRDAAREAGIFHHLITLPTYHTAALSTDNLAKGYFGDEGMLAYVAGVQRQEIRQGIATVKHQDMAGSNIGDDHKEFFAGEAALKAGGKDNTMGQFDNI; translated from the coding sequence ATGCCATACGCCAACGAGATCGATAAACTGGCCACCCTCATCAAACAGAACCCGAGCTGGGGCACCATCAAACCCGAACATGCCGCCCGCATGCGCGTGCAGAACCAATTCAAAACCGGCCTTGATATCGCTAAATACACCGCCAAGATTATGCGTGAAGACATGGCCGCCTATGATGCGGATCCGGCGCAATACACCCAGTCTCTGGGCTGTTGGCACGGCTTTATCGGTCAGCAGAAGCTGATTTCCATCAAGAAACACTTTGGCAGCACCAAGCGCCGCTATCTCTACCTTTCCGGCTGGATGGTTGCCGCCCTGCGCTCCGAGTTCGGCCCACTGCCGGATCAGTCCATGCACGAAAAGACCTCTGTACCGGCCCTGATTGAAGAGCTGTACACCTTCCTGCGCCAGGCCGACTCCTGGGAGCTGAACCATCTGTTCCGTTCACTGGAAGACGCTCAGAATGCCGGAGACAAGGCCAAAGCCCAGGAAATACTGGCCCAAATTGACAACCATGAAACCCATATCGTGCCCATTGTTGCCGACATTGATGCCGGTTTTGGCAACGCCGAAGCGACCTACCTGCTGGCCAGAAAAATGATCGAAGCCGGCGCCTGCTGTATTCAGCTGGAAAATCAGGTATCCGATGAGAAGCAGTGCGGTCACCAGGATGGCAAAGTGACCGTGCCTCATGCCGACTTTCTGGCCAAGATCAACGCCGTACGCCTGGCCTTTCTTGAGCTGGGTGTGGACGACGGTGTTATTGTGGCCCGTACCGACTCCCTGGGTGCCGGCCTCACCAAGCAGATTGCCGTGACCAACGAGCCGGGCGATCTGGGTGATCAATACAACAGCTTTATCGATGGCGACGTGATTGAAAGCGCGGCAGACATCGCCAACGGCGACGTGGTGATCAAGCAAAACGGCAAGCTGGTTCGTCCCAAGCGCCTAGCTTCCGGCCTGTTCCAGTTCAAGCCCGGCTCCGGTGAAGACCGTGTTGTCATGGACTGTATCGCCAGCCTGCAAAACGGTGCCGATCTGCTGTGGATTGAAACCGAGAAGCCCCATATCGGCCAGATCAAGGGCATGGTAGACCGCATTCGCGCCGTGGTGCCCAATGCCAAGCTGGTGTACAACAACAGCCCGTCCTTCAACTGGACCCTGAACTTCCGTCAGCAGGTGTTCGATGCCTGGGCCGCCGAAGGCAAGGACGTGTCCGCCTACGACCGTGATCGCCTGATGAGCGCCGATTACGACAGCACCGAGCTGGCGCAACTGGCCGACGAGTGGACTCGCAACTTCCAGCGTGACGCCGCCCGTGAAGCCGGCATTTTCCATCACCTGATCACCCTGCCGACCTATCACACCGCGGCCCTGTCCACCGACAATCTGGCCAAGGGTTACTTCGGCGACGAAGGCATGCTGGCCTATGTGGCGGGTGTTCAGCGCCAGGAAATTCGTCAGGGCATCGCCACCGTCAAGCATCAGGACATGGCCGGCTCCAACATCGGTGATGACCACAAGGAATTCTTCGCCGGTGAGGCCGCGCTCAAGGCCGGTGGCAAGGACAACACCATGGGTCAGTTCGACAATATCTGA